The sequence CATGTATGTATCAGTATGCATCTTTGTAGGCCTACTTCTGCTCTAATGCATGCCAGAAGGAATTATTATTCTTTGTTAACaatgaaaataaaacaagtgAAGACTCAGCAAATAAAATTAATAAatgcacaaaataaatataaaaataatacgtgttttagatttattttactttaataaCAAGATGTTATTGATAATTTCACTACTGCCTGTTTTCGGGTGTTTGTCCGCCTCACCTGTAGGTGGCCGCTGTGCGCGTGACATGTATCAGGCCTGCCAACAATTcaccagaagaagaagaagaagatacaCTTTCCCCGGAAAGGAGTTCTGGCTTAGTTGGTAAGGTATATCTTTATCACACTTGATTTATAGGTTTATTATAACGTTTTCCAATGTTATGTATTTAAGCATACTGAGTGTCTGTCACTGCAGGTAGTTAAAAGCAGGCTCGGTTTGTTGCATGTCTTCACATAGAGATGCAGAGCAGAGCCGATCAGTCCCATCCTCTGTTCGGAGGAGCGCTGTCAGCCGTCCTGCCTCACAGCGCCAAAGACACAAGCGAGCTGAGGGAGATCCCAGACAACCAGGAGGTGTTTGTGCATGAACACACCGACCAGAGCCTGATCGTGGAGCTGGTGGAGTATCAGAGTCAAGTGGAAAACGAAGACGCTGCAAGGTATCACTTTGAAGACATCGCAGGGAGTAACAAAGCTTTAGAGCCAGATGCTTTTGAGGTGACCAGTGTTGTGCCCCTTTCCAAATCTGAGCTGTCCCTGTCGGACTGCAGCTCTGCCTGGATGCTGACTGGCACTCAGTGTGTGTCCAAATTCAACGAAGAAGCGAGGAATTCAGTGACCCTTCACCTGGGTCTCTTCCGTCTGCCACAGTTCTCCACAGATGTCCTGATAACCTTCAATGACCCGCAGAGAATCAGCCCTGATAGCAGCAGTGCAGCTTCagcagagacacacagacagccatGGACGGTGCAGGACTTCCAGCGCCTGTTGCAAACTCTGACTCTGCACAACCCAGGGCTGTTTGGATAGAACTTCTGCTACTTCATCAAACCCCATGAGTTAAATATGTAGTCTCAAGCTCATTTAAACCCCTGGGTTTAGCTGGGGCCCCACAGGAATCAGGCCTGCAGCATACTTTGGGTTCCAACCTGAAAGATTGGGAAGCAATTCCTTCTAGCTGTGGTCCGGTTGCTGCATGGCACAAATCCTGTTTTCCCCTTGgtggtgactttgttgttacaTATGACAAAATGAATTGAAAACCAAACATCTCATGATATGCAGATCAGAAGTCATAATAAATGTTTTTGATAGAAAAACCTTGGTCCTTCTCTTTATTTCTGGAACACCTGATTAGAAAATATGTGTAGGTTGAAGATGCTTTAAAATAGGTCTGTATTTTGAAAATCTAAAGTAATTCACTCATCAGAACAATCTGGTCACATATTTTTGTAAGGCATGTCTGTTTTATTTGAAGCTATTATGCACATAAGAGAAATGTGAGATTCGAGACATAACGTCATAATGCCGTAGACACATTCTCCTCCTACTCACTCAAGCATTTCCTCCATCCTCATCATGCTTTGTGTCCTTTATTTTATTCCAAAATACTGCCACCTTCTTTGCATACACTATATTTATGCCCCGATACAAACATCTACCAGTATCCCTAACGCACAAACCTCATACAGGCCACCAAATATTCACTCGCTAACAGCCTACCAATGCTGCTTTGCTCTAACCTTCCCATTTTGTTTTACAGTATGGCAATACAAAAAACATACAAGTGATGGCAAAGGTAAAAAAAGGGGTTAAAGGTCAATTGAGGTTCCACATATGAACTCCCTCTGGAGCCATTAAAATGCAGTTCATACTCGTAAAGCTTTCAGTAGGACCTGATTGGTCATAAACCGTGAAAGATTTAGCAACTCCCAGCAGGAATATGTATTAGGTCAACTTTTTCCATCATTCACTGCAGTGGCCTCATGGTGGAATAATTCATTAGCCTGAACCGTGACAAAAACTTTGGAAATACTTCATTCACTCAAGGGTGAGTTTGGAGAAACACAAAATGTATGGAGTGAAAATTGACCCTGCTTTGAAGTCAAACCAAGTTAAAACCTTTCCACAGTTATACGTGCTGTTATTTCAAGTAAAATAGTTTTGACTTGAGTCTGCTGTTAAATAAAACTCATCACAGCGAAGGAATTCAGGTAAGCCTTCCATAACAAATAAGAGGAAGTACAGTCTGTCTCTCCAAAGCCACatcaaacctttttttttaataacggATTAAGATCTCATAAAGTctggtctcctctcactgatcccAGTGTAGAACATTCCTTCATTGACCAAAACAACATTTACAGTAGCAGTAACAGCAAAGACTACCTCGGATACACATGCTGTTTTTGGTTGTCTTTTAAAGTCTGAAAACATCCCGTCTTAAAGAACAGAAGCTTTTAGAACATGCTTCGGATGTTCAGGTCATGACAGGAGACGATCCGATACAGACTTTTTTTCCAGGCCCTGAAAAGGAAAACAGAACATTACAGAGCTCATATAGGCCAACTATTGAGCAGTAGTCTCCAAAAAGTTGCCTCGTGATGCAGAGTGGTAAACTGTTTGACAAAAGAATGATTGTCTAGGTTATTTGATCATTTAATACAGCCATTCCTTCAGTTATTTAATGGCCCTCCAACAGTTTACACAACTGCTCTGGATGTCCAAAATAAAAGCAGAGGGCAAAAGCTAACTTGGGCAGCTGCATGCATCTTTTGGGATTGCTTGGTTGAACTCTTAAAACTGCAATTCGGTTAGTTTGATATGTTAAATATGTAGTGTAATTGCATGGTACCACGGCAGACCACTGTTTGAATAACTTTGAAAGAAAAACCTAAATAAATTGTCCTTATGGGTTAGGTTTAATATTGAATTAATTATCATCATGTTCTTATACAACAGACAgtggaacaaaacacaacaaatgtaGAAAACACAAAGCGCACATATTGTGGTTAGAAATGTAATAACAATGCTCTGGGTTCCCTTTAAagtaaaatacattttcaaaagtcGACAAAAGTGTTGTAAaaaagagacaaggcttttggAAGAATCACTGTAAGCGGCTGCTAGAATAAAGTGaaattaaacaacattatttatttttgcatcAATTCCAACTCCTCAACTGACATCCTTAGCATTAAACATTTCCACCATACATACTCTACTCCTGTACAGGCAGTAGCTGTTGGGGCCCCAGTGAATAATACAGCACTGACAGTAACTGTGTTGACTTCAAGTCACTGAGGAAAAAGCTTCATCGCAATATCTTTGACCTCCAGTGAGCTGACGTCTGACACACATCTTCGCTGTCCTGTTGAAAACTTGGCTGACAGGTGAACTGATGTTTCCCTGATGATAACAAATACAGCTTTCCGGTTCATTCTCACAACAACTTGCCATTTCCAGGCACGTCCCCAAACAAAACTTGAGGTCCAAGCAAACAGATTGTTCCAGTCACATGACAAACAGCACCTTTTCTTCAAAGTGTCACTTTTACTTGTTGAGTAGCATCACCCATAACCAGGTGCAAAGGTTTTccttgtacacaatttaaaggtTTCATAGGCAATAGATAAATTAGTGGCAAACTCAAAACTGCCATTAGATCTGTGTCGGGGAAGgttgttaaaaaaatattttaaaacacaGATAGTAATTAACAAGTATTTTTTGAACGTGTGACATTTGTAATACACCTGGGAGGCATCAATCACAAGTGTATGCATAATTCCTGCTCAGAGACTCAAAGCTCCAGGGTAATTTATTACTCAAACCTCCCCGTTATCACTGTTGCGTTTGTACTATACCTCCTCCTTCTGAGACCCTCTTCCACAACCATCTCTTTGGAATCAAGCCTGAACATCCTTCCCTCTTCAACTCCAGCCATTCTCTGCAACAGAGCGATCTGCTTCTCTCATCAAATTCCCATTACTCCTCTTTTTATAATTTATGCTTTCTTCAATTATGTCTACCTTTGGAAGCATAATCCCAAGAGGCTCATTGTGGAACAAGGAAAAAAGTCTTGCAACAAATTTtgcaagacattctttttataCGATAAATTATTCAACATCTAACCTTACAACAGCTGACACATGGTactttgtactgaggaacaagcatCACATCActgacgggtgaaaaatagtgttttggtaacacggggtgttcaggtaacacttaaagactttgttatggaacgcaaagcagagtagggggctagtacaccctcctgagggtccgattgtggatgtcatgcaagcaaaacatggtgaaaacagtctgtctaaataaaaaatctggacggaaatgttcggatttccaaagggaggttctttgagtaaattaaaaatcaagaacctaaagaataaattacaagaacatgaagatggaatgaagggtaaaaataaagaaggCTTTCAATACACGGTGAGATGTACagtgtctaaattgtttaaagttaaacataattaaactccatgacatttatgagagggactgctcgaaagtaggatatttgggatatccgtcgtagccagggtttacgatcagtttttgggtcatttgtactgaggaacaagcatcacatcaccgacgggtgaaaaatagtgttttggtaacacggggtgttcaggtaacacttaaagactttgttatggaacgcaaagcagagtagggggctagtacaccctcctgatggtccgattgtggatgtcatgcaagcataacatggtgaaaacaatcagtctaaattaacaatcgggacggaaatgttcggatttccaaagggaggttctgtgaataaattaaaaatcaagaatcgaaagaattgaactattcatatcttagactgcactgtaacttttaatgtttattttattagcttttctttttaatgactgattttaaatgccattttttaatgtctttcattttttgtttttcttttaatgtttcttttattatcttttactgtttttaaatgcctttgtctgaatgtctttcatttttgtaaatcaCCTTGAATtacctggtgctgaaaggtgctatataaataaacttaccTTGCCTTACTCTTTAACATAATAACAATGAGggaatttctttaaaaaatactttattaaaaATGAGGCAAAACTGATATTATGCAACACATTTTCTACCACAGATTCTATACGCGTGATAATAATCTTCGTTATCCGACAACTGTTTCTGACCCAACAATAACATGTCTAAATATTAACAAGTATCCTCTACAATGTAAAATCGAATGACTTGAGGtttgttacattttattctccatattctGAACCTGTAGATGGTTTTAAATTGCGTTTTAATCCTGCGGCTTCTTCTTCTTGCTCTCGGGTGAGGTATTGTTGGTTTGGGAGAAGTGCTCGGACATGGCAGCAAGCGCCCGGTAGCGATGAGAGATAGTGTTCTTCACCTCTTTGGGAAGTTCAGCATAGCTGCAAAAGAGAGGGAAGTAGTTACAGTCACTAAGGATAGTTCTTATTGTTGGCATGAGAGTGACAAATAATCTCTTATGCACAGCATAAAGTGAAAGGGGTCCTCGCAACCACTGGCCTTTGACTCCCCCTTGTGGTTTAAAGGGGATATTTCAAGCCGTCTTTTCTTACGTTTTGTCATATCCCTCTGGCTGAAAACAGGGATCCCATCCAAAGTCTCGAGGCCCTCTGGGTTCAACAATGTGTCCCTTGAAATAACAAGATAAAAAAAAGAGTGAATATTCACTAATAATGATAAAAACACATATAAGAGAACATTGAGGCCGTTTTAGAGAGCCTTTTACCTCTGTTATCCCTCTGAAGAGCTGTACTGGTTCATCTTTCCCAGCAGAGAAAGCAAAAGTACAGAGAGCCCATGCTGATTTATCTTCAAATCCAGCTAGGAGTTTGTACAAGCctacaacaaaaacaattacAAGATTGGAgataataataaagctttatttatatagcacttttcatacaacacatgcagctcaaagtgctttacaaaatgacacatcacaagttaaaaacaaacacgAAATTACCCTCAGATTATTTTACAACTTAAAAAAGGTACATGCAGCAACATTTAACATTTGATCAGGTTAATAGACACAAAGAtgtgataataaaaatgtaattaaatagaATAAATAATGGTGGAAATGCTGTGTTCATCTTTTTTACCCAGCTTTAAATAACTGTTAAATAACGGTTAAAATCAACTAAAATACTTGCCTTCTGGCTGGAGTTTATCCAGGAACCATTttctacaacaacaaaaaaacaagttTGGGTTTAATTATTACTATTCATTACCATAATACAATGGTTATACAGATATAAAAGTTATTATACGAACATGTAAGGACCAGGCATGCCTCCCAAAGCTTTGAAACATAGACAGGTGTCCTCCACTATGACAGGCCCTTCAACCTGAGGGTGGAAAACAAACAATGCATCACTTTCAATCATAGAAATGTACATACAAAATATTCTCTTGCATCTTGTATGTAGTTACTGTACCTGCCGTGCAGCCTCCTTACACTTATGTATGGAAATTTCATCTGGCTCCCCTTGGTATTCAGGCACTGGATAAAGAAACAGTAAGGTGAGCATTGACTATAGTAAAATATGTGTTCTACCGGTCAGTGGGTCTCTTCTTTAGATACTTACAGTCAATCTTTTTGGACACCAGTTTGTAAGGAAACCTATCTCCAAGTATCTGAATGACCTGATGGACAAAAATAGTAAAGAGTGAATCTAGCAGGACTGATTTGTTGTCAAATGAAAACAGATAGTTTGGTACTTAATTACAACTCATGTTCACTATCTATATTTAGCTGACACACTATGGAGCAGCATGAAAAAGgaaatatgtataaatgtatcCTGCCTGAAAAGGTTAAGACAGTACAGGAAAACCATGAGCATACAACCTGTATGTGGAATAAAATGTTGTACACTTACCTCTTCCAGCTTTTTTGCATTTCCAGTCACGAAAACCACAGACCTTCCAGCAGGCACAGCCATGTTGAAACAAAACCCGGAGGACTAACAATTCCGGACCGAATGCTTCCGGCTAAGTAACAGCCAATCAACATAGGTCTGGGAGCCACAGCCAATCGCTTGACACGGTGTAACTCCGCCTCCTGATAATTCCTCCAATCAGCGAGCGGTACTGCCGTCAACCTTGTCCGGCTTGAAAAATCAGAATTGCCATGTGGAAAAGTGTCTGTCAATAAGCTTAACCTGAAACGTTTTGAATTTGTTGTAACCACTGCAGCTGATAATGAGTCTTTTACCTCGCACTGCCGAGGAGTTTAGCTCCGCAGAATACTGGGAGAGGTTTTTTAAGAAACGCGGAGAGAAAGCGTTTGAATGGTATGGAGACTACAACAAACTCTGCGGCGTGCTGCATAAATACATCAAAGTCCAAGACAAGGTACGATAGCTTGTTGTCCAGGACACGCCTAATATACTTTGTTTGTGTGTCTATAGCCCCCGCTTAAAAATAGATGTTACATCTCAAAGGTCTATCCATTCAATACATTAAAATAGTCTAGCTCTAACATGTCATTAAAGCATCGTTACAAAGTTTGTGTTGACAATTTGTATGTTATGACTATCATTTCCAGCTAATGTTTACTGTATGTGTATAAGTGTAACATTCATTTATTTGATCTTTATTAATAAGGCACTCTCGCTGAGATGAGGAACTCAACAAGAACCATTCAGCAAACAAAAGACAACACACCTAAATAACAAAAAGGAAttcaaaacagataaaataatcCTGAAAAGCATTTAAATGCTGTAGATGTTAGAAGTGAGGACAATTTAATCTACGTTATGAACTGTTGGATAGTTAAATCTATGCATTACAGTGCATAATAGAAGTATATTTTAGTATAAAATGGATATATTTAAGTAATTAACAAGTGCCTCAAAACCTTACTTCCAGTAATGTGGTTAATCACTTTTCAACACTCCAAATGATAATTACTGATTTAACAGTGTTTTGTATATCTGTCCTTCAGGTGTTGGTGGTCGGCTGTGGTAACTCTGAGCTGAGTGAACAGATGTATGATGTTGGCTACAAACATCTAACTAATATTGACATTAGTGAGACAGTGGTGAACCATATGAACCAGAGAAATGCTGAGCGCCGGCCGGGCCTGACCTTCCAGCAGATGGATGCCACACAAACTCCTTATGAGGAGGCCAGCTATCAGGCTGCTCTGGACAAGGGCACGCTGGATGCCATGGCATCAGAAGAAGAAGGGGCACTGGCCAGGAACATGCTCACTGAGGTAAGAAACCAATGGCTCAGGCTGTGAACAGACGATTCATTATTTGCTCAGTTGGTACTATCCTCAACATAGTCTTTGCATTTGCGTCAAAGCAGTGTTCTTGTGTCTGCAGGTGGCTCGTGTGTTGAGTGTTGGCGGCCGGTATGTCTGTGTGACATTGGCTCAGGAGAGTGTCATCAAGTTAGCTGTAGATCATTTTGTGCAGCTGGGGTGGGCTGTGAGGCTTCACTGCCTGCAGGAGGAGAACCGGAGCGTCGAGGACTCCTTTGCTCTGCCTGTCTTTGTTCTGGTCTGCACCAAGTTTCGTCAGCCTATGCCCATGCCTATTCTGGAGATGTGTCTTGGGGAGGATGGAGCCCCTACTCGTCTCACACAGGTTTCAGATTTGTTGTCCGCTGTGAGGGAGCATCAGGCTTACTCAGTCTTGAAAAAGAGGCTCCGTACAAGCACAGACGCCAGCTCGAACCTCTCACTTACTCTCTCCCACACCAAGACTGGCCTCCCCAGATACACTCTCACAGTACAAGATTGTCCTCCAGGTGCCAAGGTGCCAAGATCAAACCAGTTTGCTATTTTTATTGGTGAGCTCTCCTGTTATTTGATCATGTTTCTGCCTCCATATGTTTCTGCCTCCCTATGTAGGTAACAGTGAATGTGTTTTGTTCGTACTTTGATGATTATTTTTTCTTTCTGCTCATCCTGTCAGTGCCTCAAGGCAGTGAGACAGCTTGGCTCTACAGCTCCAGTGAGGGGCGAAGGCAGCTAGCAGCCAGTGCTAACTTTCGCCGTCTGGTTATTGTGGCAATGCACAGGAATCAGGAGTACACAGACATGCAGGATGTCCAGTCAGAACTGTCACCAATGGTGATGGACCTGGCTCCCCCGGGTATGCCAGCCAACCAGCAGGTAAACtcttaaaatatttattttagaaATATTCTTCTCCTATACGAAACATGTTATGCTGCAATAATGGGTCAGTAAATACAGTTGAGATATCATCCTCTTTTAGGTGCCATTTTTGTCTGTTGGAGGAGACCTGGGTTGGCGAGAGGAGGTTAGCAGGGGTGTGAGTGAGCTGAGCGGGGAGTACTGTGTGGAGAATGTCAAGGGAGAAGACGGAGAACTCTATCGGAGACTGGTTTTCTTGTCCAATGCTGCTCTTGTCCAATCAGAGAGCCGCCTTGTCCCTTCAAATACTGGTCAGTTATTTTCCCTGATTATTGCATTTTATTATGCTCTCTTTTTCTAATAAACTATTTGATTACTAAATAAGCAAaactaaacatttttaaatggtTTTGTAAACATTATATAGCAActcattttaatatattgctATAAGACAGATGTACATTGATTGTATGAATGAATGTTTAAGTCTCTGCAGCATCAGGTCACAAGAAGAAAAGCAAAAAGAAGGCCAAGCCAACAACTGCTCCATCAACATCCTCCACCTCTCTGTCAGTGGACAGTGGCTTCCTCTGCTGCGCTCACCATGAAGTTATGGTGGCTGGCCTCACCATGCTTGGGGTTGGCACGccacaaaacaaaggtcagttCAGATGTAGTCTTGTCGAGGTCATAGAGGGCAATAGCAGGAGAAAGTACTAACTATACAGCATAACTGTTCCAGTGCCTTGCATGAAATATCACACTTGATCGAGCTTTACCTTTGACTTTTTCCTCCCCACTACCTTCTCCCTTAGATGTCCCAGTGTCAGTGCTCCTGGTGGGGCTCGGTGGAGGAGGCCTGCCTCAGTTTCTGCGGGACTTTGTGCCAAATGCAACTGTCGAGGTTGTAGAACTGGACCCTGTTGTGATGCAAGTGGCAAATGAATGGTTTGGGTTCCGACCAGATGATCGCTTGACTGTCACTCTCGGGGACGGCCTCGAACGCATCTGTGCCCTAGAGAAAGAAGGTTAGTGAGGGACGAGTCAGATATGGGGCAGTTAAAAACAACGCTATAGGCTACACCAGTAATATGTTACCAAGAAGTGATGAGGATTTTTCTTCCTTTTTAGGTGGTCGTTTGTTTGATGTCATCATGTTCGATGTAGACAATAAGGATAGCACTGTGGGTATGAGctgtcctcctgctgcctttgtAGAGACCTCGATCCTGCAGAAAGTCCGCAGCCTGCTAACCCCCAGaggtaaaatatttgtatcagtTGATTTACCTCAATCGTCTGGAATGTGGCATGTTTACGCTTGCATAAGTTTAGACCGTTGTGGATTTTCTTCTCCATGTAATCTTCTCTCCTATCTGCCTCTCTCTGCCATTCAACCAGGTATATTCACATTGAACCTTGTGTGTCGTGACTCAGTATTGAGGAAAAGCGTGTTGGAGCGTGTAAGTGCCGTGTTTCCCACCATCATTTCCCGAAAGATTGAAGGGGAGGTCAACGAGGTTCTTCTGTGCTCTCATGGAGAAAATGGGACATCGAAAGCTGCCACCATCCTACCATCCCTGAACCAAGCAGGCAAAAGTCTGCAGAGCGCACTGTACTCCAACAGGACTGGACCCAAAAGCAGCCCACACATAGACATTGCAGAGTTGTTAAAAGAcctgaaaatagagtaaagctcgCTTGAGACCAAAGTGTGATGGGATTTAAGACAATCTGAGACAATATTGTGAAGATAATATTACAATAAGTGCTTTGACTTTGCCATTTGGttcaatgaaatgtattataatGTTCATCAAAAACAAGTAAATAACATTTTATCTTAACATCTCAATGTGGTGCTTCTTCTGTTTCTCTTTCACTTGCATATGGACTACAGTGTACTACACAGTGCTCACTCCCTCATTGCCAGAATGCAGCAGTGTTATTTACAGTAGATGAATCTTACTCTCTCGTTCCAGTTGCAGTGATCACCCACACCCTGGATGCGTGGGATTTAAAATAGCTTTATGCTAGAGGAGTGAATTCTTACTAAGCGTCTGATATAGGTCACTACGCTCAATTGGCAATGAAGCTCCCTCTTCTGAAGGAGGGGATTGCCGTGTTGCAGTTTCTTTTCACCGCGCATGCGCACATCATTTGATTCCCTTAGCTGTCAGTAGAACATTTTTCTTCATGTCCATGGACCAAACTTGGTTTAGCGACTTGCGGCTAGCCACTTAAATGTATCCTCGGTTTAAGGGAAACAACTCACCGCTAACTTTTGGAGTTTTAACCCAACAAAAATGTCTATAGCGAACTGTTTCCGGAGGATTGGGCACAAACTTGGACACTACTGTCGTTAGCAGACACACCCACGGTAACGTACTATCAACAGCTAAAGTTACGGAGCTTTCAAAAGTTGCCACCGTCCTTTAAGTAGAGTTTTATTTTTAGTCGTTGTACTTATCCGTGTTAAAAATAACTATGGTAGCTACTTCAACGACGGGGGTAGCATAGAAAAGGGGTGCAACAGGATTTAAAGGAGCCGCTGGGTTGCTCGGTTGCGATGGGCAACCGCGGGATGGAGGATCTGATCCCGCTGGTCAACCGCCTCCAGCACGCGCTGGGCTCCGCGGGGCAGAGCTGCAGCCTCCACCTGCCGCAGATCGCTGTGGTGGGCGGCCAGAGCGCGGGAAAGAGCTCCGTCCTGGAGAACTTTGTGGGCAGGTAAGACACACAATGAACTCGGAATGACCTGTGCAGCAAGGGGAATCCTCAACATAAACAACGCTTTTAAATGGATGAGAATTAGGTGACAAGAAAGTTGCCGATTTCTAATAGCACAATTTAACCGAGGTGTTTGGCCTATTATAAATCAATAGTTATGTCTTTATTTATAGTTAATTTATAGATGCTTTAAAGACTGATTGCTTGGCCCTCTGAACGGCTGCAGATAAGCAAGTGGGCAGGATGTAGGGCCTTTTTATCAAACTGGACTTGCTGGAAGAATAAAACAACTTTTAGTATTCCAAAAATGTGAATCATCATTCACTCTGACTGGTTATTTTCCTTgaccaaaatcaacaacaagaaACGTATAACTTCATATAAGTTCAAATGTATAACTGCATTACTGCTATCATTATTAGTTGTTGTAAAACAATTCAAATAATGTATTCCAATTAATTAACTAAACAGTGATAAAGCTATTAGTTAACATTATACATCCCTCCCTTTATTCATACAATTACAAGAATGTTAATGTGAATGCTATTTAAAAGTGTCACTAAATAATTATGTCATTTTTACTAGTCTTGAAAATGTATCACTATCATATATATGTTATTTATATTATATGTGAACATGTGATTTCTATCTTGATAGTTCAGGTTAAAACCTCGTAAAAATCTGAATTGGAAATATACTGCAATCTTCATGTAATATAAAAAGTAAATCCATAGCAACTGTTTTTTAGGAGCTGGGACTCGCTTTATACACAACGATTTTGTGTCACACTGAACTTAAACCAGGACTTCAGGCAATTACTGCCACCATTCACAATGCACTGCTGAAATCACTGTGTTCATATGTCACATTCCCCACCCAGCAGTAGTGATATGGTGTGAATTGCCTGTGTGAAGTAGTTGATGCCGGTATGCCTGTATGACAGTAACCAGTGCAGCGCCTTATCTCACTCGTGGGCTGTGTAGGTGTCGATGATGGTTTTAACATGACTCCTGGAAAAGTAATGGAATCAGAAATATTTGTAATTAACCAAAAAGTATTTTAGTCAACCAATAATGAGCTGAATAACTGAGCTTTGTTGAATTTTCATCTTGTTCTGACCTTAAACAAACCTTAACAAATAAAGACTACACATGAATGACAGTGTTGTTTTGTAAAGTTTAAATCCTAGTGAGACAATTTGATTTGAAAGGAGGTGACTAAGTATTTCCATCCTGTTGGAAAAGAATGCTGGTGAGTAACTGAGTAGTTTCCGGCTTTCAAGACAGTGAAGCTCTGTCTTCTAAAGGAGATATATATTGTCCACAGCAGAAGAATATGTGCCATTGCCAGATATAGAAGGCTATTATTGCTTGCTATCCAGAGTGTGTATTGATATttaaacacagaattgttatttTCCTTAGCTATGATGTATGACACCCATTTTGTCTGCGACTGTGCCAGCTGTTTCATGTGTGACAGGATGCAGTCAAACAAACTTCCTGAACCTGATGTTAATAGGAAAGAGGAGGATATGCCTGAGGAGTGTATTCCTGTGCATTCTGTTTCTTTAAAAGCAACACTTTATTTAGCTTTGAGTCTTTCTATATCTGATGGGGCAGATCATGACACATATTTTCTTAGCCTTCCTGGTCATGTTGCTGATGTTCTAGATAGTATGGCAACGTAAACACAAATACTTTACTGCTTACAGTTGGTGCCCACAATGCTTTG is a genomic window of Pseudochaenichthys georgianus chromosome 4, fPseGeo1.2, whole genome shotgun sequence containing:
- the rangrf gene encoding ran guanine nucleotide release factor translates to MQSRADQSHPLFGGALSAVLPHSAKDTSELREIPDNQEVFVHEHTDQSLIVELVEYQSQVENEDAARYHFEDIAGSNKALEPDAFEVTSVVPLSKSELSLSDCSSAWMLTGTQCVSKFNEEARNSVTLHLGLFRLPQFSTDVLITFNDPQRISPDSSSAASAETHRQPWTVQDFQRLLQTLTLHNPGLFG
- the itpa gene encoding inosine triphosphate pyrophosphatase, whose translation is MAVPAGRSVVFVTGNAKKLEEVIQILGDRFPYKLVSKKIDLPEYQGEPDEISIHKCKEAARQVEGPVIVEDTCLCFKALGGMPGPYIKWFLDKLQPEGLYKLLAGFEDKSAWALCTFAFSAGKDEPVQLFRGITEGHIVEPRGPRDFGWDPCFQPEGYDKTYAELPKEVKNTISHRYRALAAMSEHFSQTNNTSPESKKKKPQD
- the mettl13 gene encoding eEF1A lysine and N-terminal methyltransferase isoform X1 codes for the protein MSLLPRTAEEFSSAEYWERFFKKRGEKAFEWYGDYNKLCGVLHKYIKVQDKVLVVGCGNSELSEQMYDVGYKHLTNIDISETVVNHMNQRNAERRPGLTFQQMDATQTPYEEASYQAALDKGTLDAMASEEEGALARNMLTEVARVLSVGGRYVCVTLAQESVIKLAVDHFVQLGWAVRLHCLQEENRSVEDSFALPVFVLVCTKFRQPMPMPILEMCLGEDGAPTRLTQVSDLLSAVREHQAYSVLKKRLRTSTDASSNLSLTLSHTKTGLPRYTLTVQDCPPGAKVPRSNQFAIFIVPQGSETAWLYSSSEGRRQLAASANFRRLVIVAMHRNQEYTDMQDVQSELSPMVMDLAPPGMPANQQVPFLSVGGDLGWREEVSRGVSELSGEYCVENVKGEDGELYRRLVFLSNAALVQSESRLVPSNTVSAASGHKKKSKKKAKPTTAPSTSSTSLSVDSGFLCCAHHEVMVAGLTMLGVGTPQNKDVPVSVLLVGLGGGGLPQFLRDFVPNATVEVVELDPVVMQVANEWFGFRPDDRLTVTLGDGLERICALEKEGGRLFDVIMFDVDNKDSTVGMSCPPAAFVETSILQKVRSLLTPRGIFTLNLVCRDSVLRKSVLERVSAVFPTIISRKIEGEVNEVLLCSHGENGTSKAATILPSLNQAGKSLQSALYSNRTGPKSSPHIDIAELLKDLKIE
- the mettl13 gene encoding eEF1A lysine and N-terminal methyltransferase isoform X2, producing the protein MSLLPRTAEEFSSAEYWERFFKKRGEKAFEWYGDYNKLCGVLHKYIKVQDKVLVVGCGNSELSEQMYDVGYKHLTNIDISETVVNHMNQRNAERRPGLTFQQMDATQTPYEEASYQAALDKGTLDAMASEEEGALARNMLTEVARVLSVGGRYVCVTLAQESVIKLAVDHFVQLGWAVRLHCLQEENRSVEDSFALPVFVLVCTKFRQPMPMPILEMCLGEDGAPTRLTQVSDLLSAVREHQAYSVLKKRLRTSTDASSNLSLTLSHTKTGLPRYTLTVQDCPPGAKVPRSNQFAIFIVPQGSETAWLYSSSEGRRQLAASANFRRLVIVAMHRNQEYTDMQDVQSELSPMVMDLAPPGMPANQQVPFLSVGGDLGWREEVSRGVSELSGEYCVENVKGEDGELYRRLVFLSNAALVQSESRLVPSNTASGHKKKSKKKAKPTTAPSTSSTSLSVDSGFLCCAHHEVMVAGLTMLGVGTPQNKDVPVSVLLVGLGGGGLPQFLRDFVPNATVEVVELDPVVMQVANEWFGFRPDDRLTVTLGDGLERICALEKEGGRLFDVIMFDVDNKDSTVGMSCPPAAFVETSILQKVRSLLTPRGIFTLNLVCRDSVLRKSVLERVSAVFPTIISRKIEGEVNEVLLCSHGENGTSKAATILPSLNQAGKSLQSALYSNRTGPKSSPHIDIAELLKDLKIE